The following are encoded in a window of Limibacter armeniacum genomic DNA:
- a CDS encoding HdeD family acid-resistance protein, translating into MPNPFFKAVRKTVKYWYVPLIVGIIFIAAGIWTFTSQLEAYLALALIFSLSFIFSGVSEIVFSIANRTHLENWGWMLCFGIFTLIIGLLLLLNPEISMTTLPFYVGFVVLFRSIGAVSTALDLKNYGVLDWGNLLGVGILGIIFSFILLWNPLFAGLTIVFWTALALTVTGCFSIYFSFKLKKLHDLPNKVPEDLKHEYEDLQMRIQQRMHGHGHHPS; encoded by the coding sequence ATGCCAAACCCTTTCTTTAAAGCCGTCAGAAAAACGGTGAAATATTGGTACGTTCCGCTAATAGTTGGGATTATCTTTATTGCAGCCGGTATCTGGACCTTCACTTCTCAGCTTGAAGCTTATCTGGCGCTAGCGCTTATCTTTAGTCTTTCATTTATTTTTTCAGGCGTATCAGAAATTGTATTTTCGATAGCAAACCGTACCCATCTTGAAAACTGGGGATGGATGCTTTGTTTCGGAATCTTTACTTTGATCATAGGTTTGCTTCTCTTGCTGAACCCTGAAATTTCAATGACGACACTTCCTTTCTATGTAGGATTTGTTGTCCTGTTCCGTTCAATTGGAGCTGTAAGCACTGCCTTGGATCTTAAAAATTACGGAGTGCTGGATTGGGGGAATTTATTGGGAGTAGGAATACTGGGAATCATATTCTCCTTTATTCTGCTATGGAATCCTCTGTTTGCTGGGTTGACTATTGTATTTTGGACAGCTTTAGCATTAACAGTTACAGGATGCTTCAGCATTTACTTTTCCTTTAAGCTTAAAAAACTCCATGACCTTCCTAACAAGGTGCCTGAAGATCTAAAACACGAATACGAAGATCTTCAGATGCGTATTCAACAAAGAATGCATGGTCATGGTCACCATCCTTCTTGA
- a CDS encoding pirin family protein, protein MRTIKKIHIAEYRPIADLETYSPMPTHNLPHIDPFLFLNHHGFQTYPPNNNGLPFGPHPHRGIETVTFIVDGDIAHEDNNGYKSVINGGGIQWMTAGKGLIHAETSSEEFLENGGDLEILQLWVNLPAKYKMTEPNYTGLQEEGIPHIKSDDGKVRIKAISGNWNGEKGAFDSLTDVYLSSLEFKAGGKISFEVEAERNILFYVVRGKVSVNGKEVSMRHLVEFTNDGKNIDIEATEDSLIIFGHALPYNEPIVAHGPFVMNSMEEIQQAYLDYQNGKFGIWKG, encoded by the coding sequence ATGAGAACCATCAAAAAAATTCATATAGCTGAATATCGTCCTATTGCAGATCTGGAAACGTATTCACCTATGCCAACTCACAACTTGCCACACATTGATCCTTTCCTGTTTTTGAATCACCATGGCTTTCAAACTTATCCACCAAACAATAACGGACTGCCATTTGGACCACACCCACACAGGGGTATTGAAACAGTCACATTCATTGTTGATGGTGATATAGCACATGAAGACAACAATGGCTACAAAAGTGTGATCAATGGTGGAGGTATTCAATGGATGACCGCAGGCAAGGGATTGATACATGCCGAGACTTCTTCTGAGGAATTTTTAGAAAATGGTGGAGACCTTGAGATTCTTCAATTGTGGGTAAACCTGCCTGCCAAATATAAAATGACCGAGCCTAACTATACCGGCTTACAAGAGGAAGGTATCCCACATATAAAATCTGATGATGGAAAAGTGAGGATTAAAGCCATCAGCGGAAACTGGAATGGAGAAAAAGGCGCTTTTGATTCGCTAACTGATGTATATCTAAGTTCTTTAGAATTTAAAGCTGGAGGAAAGATTTCTTTCGAGGTAGAAGCGGAACGAAATATTCTATTTTATGTCGTAAGAGGGAAGGTATCGGTTAATGGGAAAGAAGTATCAATGCGTCATCTTGTTGAGTTTACAAATGATGGAAAAAATATTGATATTGAGGCAACTGAAGACAGCTTGATTATTTTCGGACATGCATTACCATACAATGAGCCAATCGTTGCTCATGGACCTTTTGTAATGAATTCGATGGAAGAAATCCAGCAAGCTTATCTAGATTATCAAAATGGCAAATTCGGTATCTGGAAAGGGTAA
- a CDS encoding DoxX family protein translates to MKKRNKITYWSVTGLFCAMMLMSASMYVFKYEEIAVNFAALGYPVYLLYPLAAAKALGAITILTKPSNFLKNLAYAGFFYNFVMAFGAHIMAGDGEFEGALVAFLLLGTSYFFDRKVFGTSSELKIVHEQVEA, encoded by the coding sequence ATGAAAAAAAGAAACAAGATCACCTACTGGTCTGTAACGGGATTATTTTGTGCCATGATGCTGATGTCAGCTAGCATGTATGTGTTCAAGTACGAAGAAATTGCTGTCAACTTTGCCGCACTAGGCTATCCCGTTTACTTACTTTACCCATTAGCGGCAGCCAAGGCTTTGGGTGCTATCACCATCCTGACCAAGCCTTCAAACTTCCTGAAAAACCTAGCTTATGCAGGTTTCTTCTACAATTTTGTCATGGCTTTCGGTGCACATATCATGGCTGGTGATGGTGAGTTTGAAGGTGCGCTTGTCGCCTTCTTACTTTTGGGAACTTCTTATTTCTTTGACAGAAAAGTATTTGGTACTTCGTCAGAACTAAAAATTGTTCACGAGCAGGTAGAGGCTTAA
- a CDS encoding DUF5686 and carboxypeptidase-like regulatory domain-containing protein yields the protein MKIQKSVFALLVLLFSRHVYGQDFLIKGKVSDAETKEGIPFANVFLKGSTKGTTTDLDGNYILQTTHTADSLVASYIGYQSKSIALTKGKSNQTIDFELNSTALSLNEVVVTRKGYENPAWDVIENVLKHRNENDLNKLKAFQFQSYTRNEIYVNNLTDKLRNNRTIKQMIEVAEHHTGTDSATSLPLFISESVSDMYFINNPKKRTEHVQKTRMSGLGVEDGSVLSQLTGAAFQDYNFYDNWVSILQKGFISPIASGWKGFYEYELELQMHDLDGIPCYKITFEPKRKEDLAFTGTMWITDEAHGYALKKIDAKVSESANINFVEGIEIQQELIQPEKGSAWLPKNTRIKIQAKNLNDRWGGLLVDTKVANQNFIVNQEKPSTFYLQDIIIEKDANDPAEETYWSSSRPDPLTEEEQQVINTVESIKTLPRVKNLVNVLDIAFNGYINVGKIDLGTYTHVYANNDIEKHRFRLGATTNVDFSTKYVLAGYLGYGTGDNKLKYNMTFRYIANRIKWTQFGFMHQYDLQRVGIFDDDLNQDPAFMAATRWGEQTQAYYNELSRFWFQTDLTKGVTAKVTLRRSSFDPAFDFEYSLDPEKPELSGSNYVNAEVVGELKIAPGHKMFYTEYNTRAVFTTDDRPALTLRYSYGIPNLLGSQFEYQKFYAGIDHSFRMGRFGKTSYQLSGTYIPDVLPYPMLGVHLGNELPVFYNAYAFNLMNFMEFVSDQYASLNLEHHFEGLIANRIPILNKLNVRLFATSRILYGSLSDENKAAILSDIPEDHLKSLNGEPYAEVGYGMENIFKIIRVDFVHRLTHTDGHAPEFAIKISGQLSL from the coding sequence ATGAAGATACAGAAATCCGTTTTTGCATTATTGGTACTACTGTTTTCTCGACATGTCTACGGACAGGATTTTTTGATAAAAGGTAAAGTATCAGATGCAGAGACTAAAGAAGGGATTCCTTTTGCGAACGTCTTCCTCAAAGGCAGCACAAAGGGAACCACTACCGACTTGGACGGTAATTACATCTTACAAACCACCCATACGGCAGACTCTCTAGTCGCCTCATATATTGGTTATCAATCAAAAAGCATAGCGCTTACAAAGGGAAAAAGCAACCAGACCATTGACTTTGAGCTGAATTCTACTGCTTTAAGCTTGAATGAGGTAGTTGTAACTCGCAAAGGGTATGAAAATCCTGCTTGGGATGTAATTGAGAATGTACTCAAGCACAGAAATGAAAATGACTTGAATAAGCTAAAGGCATTTCAGTTTCAGTCATATACCCGTAACGAAATTTACGTCAACAACCTGACGGATAAACTTCGGAATAACCGCACAATCAAACAGATGATTGAAGTGGCTGAACACCATACTGGTACCGACTCAGCTACATCCTTGCCTTTGTTTATTTCGGAGTCAGTTTCTGATATGTACTTTATCAATAATCCTAAAAAGCGGACTGAACACGTACAGAAAACCCGTATGTCAGGCTTGGGCGTAGAGGATGGTTCTGTACTCTCTCAACTTACAGGCGCTGCTTTTCAGGATTATAACTTTTACGATAACTGGGTAAGCATTCTCCAAAAAGGTTTTATTTCCCCAATTGCCTCTGGGTGGAAAGGTTTCTATGAATACGAGCTTGAACTCCAGATGCACGATCTGGATGGTATTCCATGTTATAAGATCACCTTTGAACCTAAAAGGAAAGAAGACCTGGCCTTTACAGGTACTATGTGGATCACGGATGAAGCACATGGTTATGCGCTAAAGAAAATTGATGCTAAAGTCAGTGAGTCTGCCAATATCAACTTTGTAGAAGGCATTGAGATTCAGCAGGAGCTGATACAACCTGAAAAAGGGAGTGCTTGGTTACCGAAAAACACAAGGATAAAAATACAAGCCAAAAACCTCAACGACAGATGGGGTGGGCTATTGGTTGATACCAAAGTGGCTAACCAAAACTTTATCGTCAACCAAGAAAAACCATCCACCTTCTACCTTCAGGATATCATCATTGAGAAAGATGCAAATGACCCTGCAGAAGAAACCTATTGGAGCAGCAGCAGACCTGATCCACTTACGGAAGAAGAACAACAGGTAATTAATACTGTTGAGTCTATCAAGACATTGCCAAGGGTAAAAAACCTAGTCAATGTACTTGATATTGCCTTTAATGGCTATATCAATGTTGGTAAGATCGATTTGGGTACATACACCCATGTTTATGCCAATAATGACATAGAAAAGCACCGTTTCAGACTTGGAGCCACTACCAACGTGGATTTCAGTACCAAATATGTACTGGCAGGTTATTTAGGGTATGGTACGGGAGACAACAAGCTCAAGTACAATATGACCTTCCGTTATATTGCCAACAGAATCAAGTGGACTCAATTTGGTTTTATGCATCAGTATGACCTACAGCGTGTCGGTATCTTTGATGATGACCTAAACCAGGACCCTGCTTTTATGGCTGCCACCAGATGGGGCGAACAAACACAAGCTTATTATAATGAGCTATCTAGGTTTTGGTTCCAAACCGACCTAACGAAAGGTGTTACAGCAAAAGTTACTTTAAGAAGAAGCTCTTTTGATCCTGCTTTTGACTTTGAATACAGCCTTGACCCTGAAAAACCAGAACTAAGTGGTAGCAACTATGTAAATGCAGAAGTAGTTGGTGAGCTAAAGATTGCTCCAGGTCATAAGATGTTTTATACAGAGTACAATACCCGCGCTGTATTCACTACAGATGACAGACCTGCGCTAACGTTACGTTATTCTTATGGAATCCCTAACCTATTGGGAAGTCAGTTTGAATACCAAAAATTCTATGCTGGTATTGACCACTCTTTCCGTATGGGGCGCTTTGGTAAAACCAGCTATCAGCTGTCTGGTACTTACATTCCTGATGTACTGCCTTATCCAATGCTTGGAGTACATTTGGGCAATGAGCTTCCTGTATTTTACAATGCATATGCCTTTAACCTGATGAACTTTATGGAATTTGTCAGTGACCAATATGCATCACTCAATCTGGAGCATCATTTTGAAGGTCTCATTGCCAACAGAATTCCAATATTAAATAAACTAAATGTTAGGTTATTTGCCACTTCCAGAATCCTATACGGTTCACTGAGTGACGAAAATAAAGCCGCTATTCTGTCTGACATTCCTGAAGACCACTTAAAAAGTCTGAATGGAGAGCCATATGCAGAAGTTGGTTATGGAATGGAAAATATCTTTAAGATTATACGGGTTGACTTTGTCCATAGACTTACCCACACTGATGGTCATGCCCCAGAGTTTGCTATCAAGATATCAGGTCAGCTAAGCCTATAA
- a CDS encoding GH92 family glycosyl hydrolase: protein MKRVLLFSFVLFTCLSCQKNTSQISPSATSSQTDYTQYVNPFIGTSKMGHTFPGATAPFGMVQLSPQTNFEVMFKEDGSYNSTTYEYCAGYQHKDSTILGFAHTSFSGTGHSDLGDFLVMPTTGDLILDPLETETGKKGFYSTFSHDKEEASPGYYKVKLDSYGITAELTSTERVGYHRYTFPQSDNAHILLDLVYNIYHHDNKNVWTFIRVENDSTVTGYRQTKGWARTRKVYFAMHFSKPFKSYGHKKYDKVTYNGFYRRFNETENFPEMAGKDIRAYFNFDTEQNEEIEVKFALSSVSTEGALKNLNAEIPHWDFEKTREETKQQWNKELSKIEAETITEKEKTTFYTALYHTMLSPTIYEDVDGQYMGLDQNVHTSEGFTNYTTFSLWDTYRALHPLFNVLQPKRNNDMIKSMLAHHDQSVHHMLPIWSHYANENWCMIGYHATSVIADAISKDVGDFDRQKALQASVNTAKVPYFDGVGDYMEYHFVPDDKSHSSVSKTLEYAYNDWCIAQMAKSVGDNKTKEEFLGRSEYYNNVYDPKIGYMRPKLSNGQFKEGFDPLDTYGQGFIEGNAWNYGLYVPHQLDKMVAMMGGKAQLSQHLDSLFSMELADKYIENHEDITRDGIIGIYVHGNEPGHHIPYLYNWTGDTHKTQARVRMIMDTMYGPTVDGLCGNDDAGQMSAWYIFSSLGFYPVTPGSGEYAVGSPSLKAATIHLENGKVLKVKATNQSKDNVYVDKVIVNGKTLDGFVLPHSDIKQGGEIEFIMSNSPKKRGA, encoded by the coding sequence ATGAAACGAGTTTTACTTTTCTCATTCGTACTCTTTACATGTTTATCATGTCAAAAGAATACGTCTCAAATATCGCCTTCTGCCACATCGAGCCAGACAGATTATACACAGTATGTAAATCCTTTTATTGGAACAAGTAAGATGGGACATACCTTTCCAGGGGCAACAGCGCCATTCGGGATGGTTCAGCTAAGTCCTCAAACCAACTTTGAGGTAATGTTCAAGGAAGATGGCAGCTACAATTCCACAACCTACGAATACTGTGCGGGCTATCAGCATAAAGATTCGACCATTTTAGGATTTGCCCATACCAGCTTCAGTGGTACAGGACATTCAGACTTAGGTGATTTTCTGGTAATGCCTACCACAGGTGACCTGATTCTTGATCCACTGGAAACTGAAACAGGTAAAAAAGGATTCTACTCTACTTTCTCTCATGACAAAGAAGAAGCCTCACCAGGCTACTATAAAGTCAAACTGGACAGTTATGGCATTACTGCTGAGCTGACTTCCACTGAACGTGTCGGATATCACAGATATACCTTCCCACAATCCGATAATGCCCACATCCTATTGGATCTTGTATACAATATATACCATCACGACAACAAGAATGTATGGACATTTATCCGTGTAGAAAATGACTCAACCGTTACGGGTTACAGACAGACAAAAGGCTGGGCTCGTACCAGAAAAGTTTATTTTGCCATGCACTTCTCTAAACCATTCAAGAGTTATGGGCATAAGAAATATGATAAGGTAACTTACAACGGGTTCTACAGAAGGTTTAATGAAACGGAAAATTTCCCTGAAATGGCAGGAAAAGACATCCGAGCATATTTCAATTTTGATACAGAGCAAAATGAGGAAATTGAAGTAAAGTTTGCGCTTTCTTCAGTAAGTACAGAAGGTGCCTTGAAAAACCTGAATGCTGAAATACCTCACTGGGACTTTGAGAAAACAAGGGAAGAAACAAAACAGCAATGGAATAAAGAGCTATCCAAAATAGAAGCTGAAACCATCACAGAAAAAGAGAAGACAACTTTTTATACAGCTTTGTATCATACTATGCTTAGCCCCACTATTTACGAAGATGTCGATGGACAGTATATGGGACTGGATCAAAATGTCCACACTTCCGAAGGATTTACCAACTACACTACTTTTTCGCTATGGGATACTTACAGGGCATTACACCCACTGTTCAATGTGCTTCAACCAAAGCGTAACAATGATATGATCAAATCCATGTTGGCACACCATGACCAAAGTGTACACCATATGCTCCCTATTTGGAGTCATTATGCCAACGAAAACTGGTGTATGATCGGTTACCATGCTACTTCAGTAATTGCCGATGCCATCTCCAAAGATGTAGGAGATTTCGATAGACAAAAAGCCTTACAAGCTTCAGTCAATACGGCAAAGGTTCCATACTTTGATGGAGTAGGCGATTATATGGAATACCACTTTGTTCCTGATGATAAGAGCCATTCATCTGTATCCAAAACATTGGAATATGCCTATAATGATTGGTGTATTGCCCAAATGGCTAAGAGTGTAGGTGACAATAAGACAAAAGAGGAATTTTTGGGTCGATCAGAATATTACAATAATGTTTATGATCCAAAAATTGGGTATATGCGTCCAAAATTATCCAATGGACAATTCAAGGAAGGATTTGATCCGCTTGATACCTATGGACAGGGTTTTATAGAGGGAAATGCATGGAACTATGGACTGTACGTTCCTCATCAGCTCGACAAGATGGTTGCGATGATGGGTGGCAAAGCACAGCTTAGCCAACACTTGGACTCACTATTTTCAATGGAGCTTGCGGATAAGTACATTGAAAACCATGAGGACATTACCCGAGATGGCATAATTGGTATTTATGTACATGGCAATGAACCAGGACACCACATCCCATACCTATATAACTGGACTGGTGACACTCACAAGACGCAAGCACGTGTAAGGATGATTATGGATACCATGTATGGTCCGACAGTTGATGGACTTTGTGGCAATGATGATGCGGGACAAATGAGTGCTTGGTATATTTTCAGCAGCTTGGGTTTCTACCCAGTTACGCCAGGATCAGGTGAATATGCTGTAGGAAGTCCATCACTGAAGGCAGCTACAATACATTTGGAAAATGGAAAGGTGCTTAAAGTCAAAGCAACAAACCAAAGTAAGGACAATGTTTATGTAGATAAGGTTATAGTAAATGGTAAAACATTGGACGGATTCGTTTTGCCACATTCCGATATCAAACAAGGTGGTGAAATTGAATTTATCATGAGTAACTCACCTAAAAAAAGAGGTGCCTAA
- a CDS encoding YeiH family protein yields MKAITASRPVSFLMIGISICCCLSPWGSAPIALFLGVLIAFFFSNPFESLSAKLSKQLLQYSVVGLGFGQNLFVALKAGQSGFVMILVSVVLTLLSGILLAKWLKVDFKVGYLISAGTAICGGSAIAATGPCIDAKKEQMSIALGTVFILNAIALFVFPYIGHLFSLSQQQFGTWSAIAIHDTSAVVGAASIYGEEALKVATTVKLARALWIIPVAFISTFIVKGNKESNRKVSIPYFIFFFVIAMLVSTFFPSIHIVSPLIVMIAKKGLVVSLFLIGLGLSPKVVGETGWKPILMGVVLWVTVSALSLVGVMI; encoded by the coding sequence ATGAAAGCTATTACTGCCAGCCGTCCGGTTTCATTCTTAATGATAGGGATTTCTATCTGTTGTTGCCTATCTCCTTGGGGTTCTGCACCTATTGCACTTTTTTTGGGTGTGTTGATTGCCTTTTTCTTCAGTAATCCATTCGAATCGCTTTCAGCTAAACTAAGTAAGCAACTTTTGCAGTATTCAGTTGTGGGGTTGGGGTTTGGTCAGAACCTTTTTGTGGCCTTAAAGGCAGGGCAATCAGGTTTTGTGATGATTTTGGTTTCAGTCGTATTGACGTTGCTTTCTGGAATATTGCTAGCCAAATGGTTGAAGGTAGATTTCAAGGTGGGGTACTTGATAAGTGCTGGTACTGCTATATGTGGAGGTAGTGCCATTGCCGCAACAGGACCTTGTATAGATGCGAAGAAAGAGCAAATGTCAATTGCGTTGGGTACAGTATTTATTCTGAATGCCATAGCACTGTTTGTTTTTCCTTATATAGGACACTTATTCTCTCTTTCTCAACAACAGTTTGGCACTTGGTCTGCGATCGCTATTCATGATACAAGTGCTGTAGTAGGTGCAGCTAGTATCTATGGGGAAGAGGCGTTGAAAGTCGCCACTACTGTCAAGTTGGCTAGGGCTTTATGGATTATTCCAGTTGCTTTTATTTCGACATTTATAGTAAAAGGGAATAAGGAAAGTAATCGTAAGGTGAGTATACCCTATTTTATATTCTTCTTTGTCATTGCCATGTTGGTCAGTACTTTCTTTCCTTCTATTCATATTGTCTCGCCTCTGATTGTAATGATCGCTAAAAAAGGGTTAGTCGTTTCACTCTTTCTGATTGGATTGGGGCTATCTCCTAAAGTAGTAGGAGAGACGGGCTGGAAGCCAATATTGATGGGGGTAGTATTGTGGGTGACTGTATCAGCCTTGTCTTTGGTCGGTGTAATGATATAA
- a CDS encoding LysR family transcriptional regulator → MLHHRIVVFAAVAEHGSFTKAAMQLEISQPAVTKQVKELEKELEVRLVDRKGQFIALTEAGKLVLAYYHKGVALQQSLELELSDIRQRFSGSLRVGASTTIAQYILPFALAHFYKKHPDVKVKVESGNTQQVQEKLIRGEIDFGIVEGLPNNRNLHYEPIIRDEIAVLVNAEGKYAQLDTLNVDQLKTMPVILREKGSGTLDILEQELEKQLGLRVVDMNIVMQLDSTEAIKTFVKTTDSIGFFSVPSVMMDIKAGSLKILDVEGLDINRMFYVIYPQGPAPHGMAAQLLKYLQYYHQFG, encoded by the coding sequence ATGCTTCATCACAGAATAGTCGTTTTTGCAGCTGTGGCAGAACATGGGAGTTTTACGAAGGCAGCCATGCAGCTGGAAATTTCACAGCCTGCTGTAACTAAACAGGTAAAAGAGCTTGAAAAAGAATTAGAAGTAAGACTGGTAGACAGAAAAGGACAATTTATAGCATTGACAGAAGCTGGAAAGTTGGTGTTGGCGTATTATCATAAAGGAGTTGCACTTCAGCAGTCTTTGGAGTTGGAATTGAGTGATATTCGACAACGTTTTTCAGGTTCATTGCGAGTAGGGGCCAGTACCACGATAGCCCAATATATCCTGCCTTTTGCATTGGCGCATTTTTACAAAAAGCATCCTGATGTAAAAGTGAAAGTGGAAAGTGGCAACACCCAGCAGGTGCAGGAAAAGCTGATAAGGGGAGAGATAGATTTCGGAATTGTAGAAGGTCTTCCTAACAACAGGAACCTACATTATGAACCTATCATAAGAGATGAGATAGCTGTGTTGGTAAATGCCGAAGGGAAATATGCACAACTAGATACCCTGAATGTTGATCAGTTAAAAACAATGCCTGTAATCTTAAGGGAGAAGGGATCTGGAACTTTGGATATTTTGGAGCAGGAGCTCGAAAAGCAATTAGGGTTAAGGGTTGTTGATATGAATATTGTCATGCAACTTGACAGTACAGAAGCTATCAAAACTTTTGTCAAGACGACTGATAGCATTGGGTTCTTTTCTGTTCCTTCTGTTATGATGGACATTAAGGCTGGAAGCTTAAAAATATTGGATGTAGAAGGATTGGATATCAACCGGATGTTTTATGTCATTTATCCACAAGGACCCGCTCCTCATGGTATGGCTGCTCAGTTACTCAAGTATTTACAGTATTATCATCAATTTGGTTGA
- a CDS encoding tRNA-binding protein has product MEEHLSWSEFARVEMRVGTVMEAEVFEKARNPALKLQVDFGEELGIRKTSAQITKLYQPEKLIGKQVIAVVNFPPKQIANIMSECLVLGAVGEAGEVTLLQPERPVPNGLRVG; this is encoded by the coding sequence ATGGAAGAGCATTTAAGTTGGAGTGAATTTGCTAGAGTAGAAATGAGGGTAGGAACTGTAATGGAAGCTGAGGTTTTTGAAAAAGCCAGAAATCCAGCACTGAAGTTACAGGTAGATTTTGGAGAAGAATTGGGAATCCGTAAAACTTCAGCGCAAATCACCAAGCTTTATCAACCAGAAAAACTGATAGGTAAGCAGGTGATTGCAGTTGTCAATTTTCCGCCTAAGCAGATTGCCAATATTATGAGTGAATGTCTTGTATTGGGGGCTGTTGGAGAAGCTGGAGAGGTAACATTGTTGCAACCGGAGCGACCTGTACCAAATGGATTAAGAGTTGGGTGA